A stretch of the Panulirus ornatus isolate Po-2019 chromosome 53, ASM3632096v1, whole genome shotgun sequence genome encodes the following:
- the LOC139765205 gene encoding uncharacterized protein isoform X2 has translation MSTAGSMLYLPQEPKTIRASYSFLNENNFTLLKPERPELLRGPRRVIRLCMFAVLLPAVLITIPLYVRLVIYPPAHYTMMPTDQRLLARHVSTFWCQSQRTHMNGSFNLYVCPGKPATSSSHTIHHMLHSLTLQDDVKEYWGFHLLKGSRITISSCSSTDGAQLMILRGVNNLRRCAWIGEEDSAEELEDVDVEDPVRESDAHHKKDQQDRLLDSVKTSAQQGPAEDENLKALGPMMTDETYDLLYQNGSEERRQDLRQLLREAKKISKNNKEILQILHSVGRGAKRPIPERIGQIMGFESKERKIGSTTDISSSQRGTDEKPNKRKKIEKFIRETRSVDDWDTVHNDGAFEMFDDLDEDSVSGKSSNPTERIIGGHIFFPEGLKLERGKFNQTNRRDGSNEEDASSYSSSEEALARCEGVIMTLPLVSYRSCSYRWTDTNKIVYDIPITGTYYFVFSSDNEITTNKLYFNLTMERVVYETHEAQEVCSNTNECSVPLSFLSRQETVVEVPQEQTWDHSYILDTTCQPRVPVYLVFLLLAPLLILFCAFQ, from the exons AGAGGCCAGAGCTACTACGTGGTCCCCGGCGAGTGATACGACTGTGTATGTTCGCCGTGCTGCTGCCCGCCGTTCTCATCACCATCCCTCTGTACGTGCGCCTCGTCATCTACCCACCGGCACACTATACCATGATGCCCACCGACCAGCGACTCCTGGCCCGCCACGTCTCCACATTCTGGTGCCAG TCGCAGCGGACTCACATGAACGGTAGCTTCAACCTGTACGTATGTCCTGGAAAACCGGCCACCAGTTCCAGTCACACCATTCACCATatgctacactccctcactctccaggaCGACGTTAAGGAGTACTGGGGCTTTCATCTGCTGAAGGGCTCCAGGATCACCATCTCCTCCTGTTCCAG CACGGACGGAGCCCAGCTGATGATCCTTCGAGGCGTGAACAATCTCCGACGCTGTGCCTGGATCGGGGAGGAGGACTCGGCCGAGGAGCTAGAAGATGTAGACGTTGAGGACCCTGTTAGAGAGAGCGATGCTCACCACAAAAAGGACCAGCAAGACAGACTATTGGACTCGGTAAAGACTTCGGCCCAGCAAGGACCTGCCGAAGATGAAAACCTGAAAGCTCTTGGACCGATGATGACAGATGAAacctatgatttactttatcaaaacGGCTCTGAAGAGAGGCGGCAAGATCTGCGCCAGCTGTTAAGAGAGGCCAAGAAAATCAGTAAGAACAATAAAGAAATATTGCAAATTCTTCATTCTGTTGGCCGAGGAGCGAAGAGACCTATACCAGAAAGAATCGGACAAATCATGGGATTCgaatcaaaggaaagaaaaattggcTCCACAACTGATATCTCCTCCAGTCAAAGAGGTACAGATGAAAAacctaataaaagaaaaaaaattgagaagttCATTAGAGAAACAAGGTCTGTGGATGACTGGGACACCGTCCATAATGACGGGGCATTTGAAATGTTTGATGATCTTGATGAGGATAGTGTATCAGGGAAATCAAGTAATCCGACTGAAAGAATTATTGGCGGGCATATTTTCTTTCCCGAAGGCCTTAAGTTAGAACGAGGGAAATTTAACCAGACCAACAGGAGAGACGGTTCAAACGAGGAGGACGCGTCGTCCTACTCAAGCAGTGAGGAAGCTCTGGCCAGGTGTGAGGGCGTGATTATGACCCTACCCCTCGTCTCCTACCGTAGCTGTAGTTACCGATGGACGGACACAAACAAGATAGTCTACGACATCCCCATCACCGGCACCTACTACTTTGTGTTCTCCAGCGACAACGAGATCACAACGAACAAGCTGTACTTCAACTTGACAATGGAGAGGGTGGTATACGAGACTCATGAGGCACAGGAGGTGTGTTCCAACACAAACGAGTGTTCTGTACCTCTATCCTTCTTGTCAAGGCAGGAGACGGTAGTTGAGGTTCCTCAGGAGCAGACCTGGGATCACTCCTACATCCTGGACACAACCTGTCAACCAAGAGTGCCCGTCTACCTTGTCTTCCTTCTACTGGCTCCTCTCCTTATACTGTTCTGTGCCTTCCAGTAG